The Buteo buteo chromosome 23, bButBut1.hap1.1, whole genome shotgun sequence genome includes a window with the following:
- the LOC142044007 gene encoding uncharacterized protein LOC142044007: MEPGSLVASGALRAQGGYRRPLCRNFARGSCRWGQSCRFSHDRKSVHICKYFQRGFCSYGEQCSYEHIQEELVPVGTLYGPRPTVQPSRWSSEPGRVPVAAAQGWGGARRGLVHPVPTVTHVAFKFASMKVEEEEKNKENITAPGNIPRGAIGGGFVPAQAQGASGSQPQGLGLDPNSSDPREAVVETATRTDPAEVLTEPGAAAALVPTVALRTQSEAVVCGICMDRVYEKPLPEERFFGILPNCSHAYCVGCIRKWRRSRDFQSTVIKACPECRVTSSYYIPHKYWISDAGEKEKLIETFKARTGKMRCKFFVQNHGHCPFKSDCIYLHELPAGQLPRIPIEFSPSLESFDEEDDEICVLEWAVTLTEADFRYSRNGYEMLFNFSNSN, encoded by the exons GAATTTTGCCCGCGGATCCTGTCGATGGGGCCAGAGCTGCCGCTTCTCGCATGACAGAAAGTCAGTCCACATCTGCAAGTACTTCCAGAGGGGATTTTGCAGCTACGGAGAGCAGTGCAG CTATGAGCACATCCAAGAGGAGCTGGTGCCAGTGGGGACCCTCTATGGCCCCAGGCCCACCGTGCAACCCAGCCGCTGGAGCTCGGAGCCTGGCCGTGTGCCTGTggcagcagcccagggctgggggggagccCGGCGTGGCTTGGTCCACCCTGTCCCCACTGTGACGCACGTGGCCTTCAAGTTTGCAAGTATgaaggttgaggaggaagagaaaaacaaggagaATATTACAGCACCTGGTAACATCCCCCGTGGGGCCATCGGTGGAGGATTTGTCCCTGCACAAGCTCAGGGTGCCTCAG gctccCAACCACAAGGCCTAGGGCTGGATCCAAATTCTTCTGACCCCAGAGAGGCAGTGGTGGAGACAGCTACACGGACTGACCCTGCAgag GTCCTGACGGAGCCGGGTGCTGCGGCAGCCCTGGTCCCCACCGTGGCACTGAGGACCCAGAGTGAGGCCGTGGTGTGTGGCATCTGCATGGATCGGGTGTACGAGAAGCCACTGCCGGAGGAGCGGTTCTTTGGGATCCTCCCAAACTGCAGCCATGCGTACTGCGTGGGCTGCATCCGCAAGTGGCGTCGCAGCCGGGACTTCCAGAGCACGGTCATCAA GGCCTGCCCAGAGTGCCGGGTCACCTCCAGTTACTACATCCCCCACAAATACTGGATCTCAGATGCGGGTGAGAAGGAGAAGCTCATCGAAACCTTCAAGGCGCGGACGGG GAAAATGAGGTGCAAGTTCTTTGTCCAGAACCACGGCCACTGCCCATTCAAGTCAGACTGCATCTACCTGCATGAGCTGCCTGCTGGCCAGCTGCCAAGGATACCCATC GAGTTCAGCCCTTCCTTGGAGAGCTTTGACGAGGAGGATGACGAGATCTGTGTGCTTGAATGGGCTGTCACCCTGACGGAGGCAGACTTTCGGTACTCACGTAACGGCTATGAGATGCTCTTCAACTTCAGCAACTCCAACTAA
- the FANCE gene encoding Fanconi anemia group E protein isoform X2 → MEPPCLPWLRSFDKPCRLLLHTLASSSSGVLAALQMLQRVQAHEGPGQAFPWQAFTTALCAEEPTLEGPEGALAVKPRLLLLPVVCQRNLFSLLLVVQAVVPGGCLSQLLQALEQDSHVDPWVRTLGDLIRQGSGGEECSPPPTPLSSACQQQLRCLCQKIAQNKPEGRRKLNWCFSKQPSTAGDVADSVLQGGKHREVSEESLELDEERERKRLLLEEAAFDPLGTQESGDVAGVEEEVPVEPSGDRSAESPAGAAPESSQQDAARKPRKISQAELAAEVQSFLQMHGQRLKMLLQKESNHSELSVPPELHVLNNCSPGQLEGLCSFLQLSTCPEHLLVRFCSWLLALTPDLSYTSAAILAEQLFLQRVLSLAQPPSRHLMAALASFCSKYSQPFCRVLVAAVLQEPGEGAEQTKLVCELVEECLEPDCVQLVLSQVLEAPLSEKLLPVLQAVLERQEVLPPKLFDLLVMTLCRQAPAFATSLNYAKLVTAVLTMYQNQVTPAHRSSLAAALDRSNAALKKSLQAVLEGAR, encoded by the exons ATGGagcccccctgcctgccctggctgcgGAGCTTTGACAAGCCATGCCGCCTCCTGCTCCACACGcttgcctccagctcctccgGGGTGCTGGCCGCCCTCCAAATGCTGCAGCGGGTCCAGGCCCACGAGGGACCGGGGCAGGCGTTTCCCTGGCAGGCCTTCACCACAGCTCTCTGCGCtgaggagcccacactggaggGGCCGGAGGGGGCCCTGGCTGT CAAACCAcgtctgctgctgcttcctgttGTGTGCCAGAGAaacctcttctccctgctcctcgtGGTGCAAGCCGTGGTGCCAGGGGGCTGCCTCAGCCAGCTGCTCCAAGCCTTGGAGCAGGATTCCCATGTGGATCCCTGGGTGCGGACGCTGGGCGATCTGATCCGGCAGGGATCAGGGGGAGAGGAGTGCTCCCCACCTCCCACTCCCTTGTCTTCTGCATGCCAACAGCAGCTTAGGTGCCTGTGCCAGAAAATTGCCCAGAACAAACCAGAGGGACGAAGAAAACTGAACTGGTGCTTCAGCAAGCAGCCCAGTACCGCTGGGGATGTGGCTGACTCTGTGCTTCAAGGTGGGAAGCACAGGGAAGTGTCGGAGGAGAGCCTGGAGTTGgatgaggagagagagaggaagaggttgctgctggaggaggcagcgTTTGACCCCCTGGGAACCCAGGAGAGTGGGGATGTGGCAGGGGTGGAAGAGGAGGTGCCTGTGGAGCCTTCAGGGGACAGATCTGCTGAGagcccagctggagctgctccagAAAGCTCCCAGCAGGATGCAGCCAGGAAGCCCAGGAAGATttcccaggcagagctggcagcagaggtCCAGTCCTTTCTCCAG ATGCACGGACAGAGgctgaaaatgctgctgcagaaggagtCCAAT CACTCAGAGCTGAGTGTCCCACCTGAGCTGCACGTCCTGAACAACTGCTCTCCCGGCCAG CTCGAGGGGCTGtgctccttcctccagctctccACATGCCCAGAGCACCTCCTGGTGCGTTtctgcagctggctgctggCTCTCACCCCCGACCTCAGCTACACCAGCGCAGCCATCCTGGCAGAGCAGCTCTTCCTCCAGCGA GTCCTGTCCCTTGCCCAGCCGCCCTCTCGCCACCTCATGGCTGCCCTTGCTTCATTTTGCTCCAAGTATTCCCAGCCCTTCTGTCGAGTCCTGGTGGCTGCAGTCCTGCAGGAGCCAGGGGAAG GTGCTGAGCAGACCAAGCTTGTGTGTGAGCTTGTGGAGGAGTGCCTGGAGCCAGACTGTGTCCAACTGGTGCTAAG CCAAGTCCTGGAGGCGCCTTTATCAGAGAAGCTCCTGCCAGTATtgcaggctgtgctggagcGGCAG GAGGTGCTCCCCCCCAAGCTCTTTGATCTCCTAGTCATGACTCTGTGCCGGCAGGCTCCGGCCTTCGCCACGTCGCTGAATTATGCCAAGCTGGTGACGGCAGTGCTCACCATGTACCAAAACCAG GTCACCCCAGCCCACAGGAGCAGTCTGGCTGCCGCTCTGGATCGGAGCAATGCGGCTCTGAAGAAGTCActgcaggctgtgctggaaGGAGCCAG GTAG
- the FANCE gene encoding Fanconi anemia group E protein isoform X1: MEPPCLPWLRSFDKPCRLLLHTLASSSSGVLAALQMLQRVQAHEGPGQAFPWQAFTTALCAEEPTLEGPEGALAVKPRLLLLPVVCQRNLFSLLLVVQAVVPGGCLSQLLQALEQDSHVDPWVRTLGDLIRQGSGGEECSPPPTPLSSACQQQLRCLCQKIAQNKPEGRRKLNWCFSKQPSTAGDVADSVLQGGKHREVSEESLELDEERERKRLLLEEAAFDPLGTQESGDVAGVEEEVPVEPSGDRSAESPAGAAPESSQQDAARKPRKISQAELAAEVQSFLQMHGQRLKMLLQKESNHSELSVPPELHVLNNCSPGQLEGLCSFLQLSTCPEHLLVRFCSWLLALTPDLSYTSAAILAEQLFLQRVLSLAQPPSRHLMAALASFCSKYSQPFCRVLVAAVLQEPGEGAEQTKLVCELVEECLEPDCVQLVLSQVLEAPLSEKLLPVLQAVLERQEVLPPKLFDLLVMTLCRQAPAFATSLNYAKLVTAVLTMYQNQVTPAHRSSLAAALDRSNAALKKSLQAVLEGAR; this comes from the exons ATGGagcccccctgcctgccctggctgcgGAGCTTTGACAAGCCATGCCGCCTCCTGCTCCACACGcttgcctccagctcctccgGGGTGCTGGCCGCCCTCCAAATGCTGCAGCGGGTCCAGGCCCACGAGGGACCGGGGCAGGCGTTTCCCTGGCAGGCCTTCACCACAGCTCTCTGCGCtgaggagcccacactggaggGGCCGGAGGGGGCCCTGGCTGT CAAACCAcgtctgctgctgcttcctgttGTGTGCCAGAGAaacctcttctccctgctcctcgtGGTGCAAGCCGTGGTGCCAGGGGGCTGCCTCAGCCAGCTGCTCCAAGCCTTGGAGCAGGATTCCCATGTGGATCCCTGGGTGCGGACGCTGGGCGATCTGATCCGGCAGGGATCAGGGGGAGAGGAGTGCTCCCCACCTCCCACTCCCTTGTCTTCTGCATGCCAACAGCAGCTTAGGTGCCTGTGCCAGAAAATTGCCCAGAACAAACCAGAGGGACGAAGAAAACTGAACTGGTGCTTCAGCAAGCAGCCCAGTACCGCTGGGGATGTGGCTGACTCTGTGCTTCAAGGTGGGAAGCACAGGGAAGTGTCGGAGGAGAGCCTGGAGTTGgatgaggagagagagaggaagaggttgctgctggaggaggcagcgTTTGACCCCCTGGGAACCCAGGAGAGTGGGGATGTGGCAGGGGTGGAAGAGGAGGTGCCTGTGGAGCCTTCAGGGGACAGATCTGCTGAGagcccagctggagctgctccagAAAGCTCCCAGCAGGATGCAGCCAGGAAGCCCAGGAAGATttcccaggcagagctggcagcagaggtCCAGTCCTTTCTCCAG ATGCACGGACAGAGgctgaaaatgctgctgcagaaggagtCCAAT CACTCAGAGCTGAGTGTCCCACCTGAGCTGCACGTCCTGAACAACTGCTCTCCCGGCCAG CTCGAGGGGCTGtgctccttcctccagctctccACATGCCCAGAGCACCTCCTGGTGCGTTtctgcagctggctgctggCTCTCACCCCCGACCTCAGCTACACCAGCGCAGCCATCCTGGCAGAGCAGCTCTTCCTCCAGCGA GTCCTGTCCCTTGCCCAGCCGCCCTCTCGCCACCTCATGGCTGCCCTTGCTTCATTTTGCTCCAAGTATTCCCAGCCCTTCTGTCGAGTCCTGGTGGCTGCAGTCCTGCAGGAGCCAGGGGAAG GTGCTGAGCAGACCAAGCTTGTGTGTGAGCTTGTGGAGGAGTGCCTGGAGCCAGACTGTGTCCAACTGGTGCTAAG CCAAGTCCTGGAGGCGCCTTTATCAGAGAAGCTCCTGCCAGTATtgcaggctgtgctggagcGGCAG GAGGTGCTCCCCCCCAAGCTCTTTGATCTCCTAGTCATGACTCTGTGCCGGCAGGCTCCGGCCTTCGCCACGTCGCTGAATTATGCCAAGCTGGTGACGGCAGTGCTCACCATGTACCAAAACCAG GTCACCCCAGCCCACAGGAGCAGTCTGGCTGCCGCTCTGGATCGGAGCAATGCGGCTCTGAAGAAGTCActgcaggctgtgctggaaGGAGCCAG gtGA
- the FANCE gene encoding Fanconi anemia group E protein isoform X3, with protein MEPPCLPWLRSFDKPCRLLLHTLASSSSGVLAALQMLQRVQAHEGPGQAFPWQAFTTALCAEEPTLEGPEGALAVKPRLLLLPVVCQRNLFSLLLVVQAVVPGGCLSQLLQALEQDSHVDPWVRTLGDLIRQGSGGEECSPPPTPLSSACQQQLRCLCQKIAQNKPEGRRKLNWCFSKQPSTAGDVADSVLQGGKHREVSEESLELDEERERKRLLLEEAAFDPLGTQESGDVAGVEEEVPVEPSGDRSAESPAGAAPESSQQDAARKPRKISQAELAAEVQSFLQMHGQRLKMLLQKESNHSELSVPPELHVLNNCSPGQLEGLCSFLQLSTCPEHLLVRFCSWLLALTPDLSYTSAAILAEQLFLQRVLSLAQPPSRHLMAALASFCSKYSQPFCRVLVAAVLQEPGEGAEQTKLVCELVEECLEPDCVQLVLRFP; from the exons ATGGagcccccctgcctgccctggctgcgGAGCTTTGACAAGCCATGCCGCCTCCTGCTCCACACGcttgcctccagctcctccgGGGTGCTGGCCGCCCTCCAAATGCTGCAGCGGGTCCAGGCCCACGAGGGACCGGGGCAGGCGTTTCCCTGGCAGGCCTTCACCACAGCTCTCTGCGCtgaggagcccacactggaggGGCCGGAGGGGGCCCTGGCTGT CAAACCAcgtctgctgctgcttcctgttGTGTGCCAGAGAaacctcttctccctgctcctcgtGGTGCAAGCCGTGGTGCCAGGGGGCTGCCTCAGCCAGCTGCTCCAAGCCTTGGAGCAGGATTCCCATGTGGATCCCTGGGTGCGGACGCTGGGCGATCTGATCCGGCAGGGATCAGGGGGAGAGGAGTGCTCCCCACCTCCCACTCCCTTGTCTTCTGCATGCCAACAGCAGCTTAGGTGCCTGTGCCAGAAAATTGCCCAGAACAAACCAGAGGGACGAAGAAAACTGAACTGGTGCTTCAGCAAGCAGCCCAGTACCGCTGGGGATGTGGCTGACTCTGTGCTTCAAGGTGGGAAGCACAGGGAAGTGTCGGAGGAGAGCCTGGAGTTGgatgaggagagagagaggaagaggttgctgctggaggaggcagcgTTTGACCCCCTGGGAACCCAGGAGAGTGGGGATGTGGCAGGGGTGGAAGAGGAGGTGCCTGTGGAGCCTTCAGGGGACAGATCTGCTGAGagcccagctggagctgctccagAAAGCTCCCAGCAGGATGCAGCCAGGAAGCCCAGGAAGATttcccaggcagagctggcagcagaggtCCAGTCCTTTCTCCAG ATGCACGGACAGAGgctgaaaatgctgctgcagaaggagtCCAAT CACTCAGAGCTGAGTGTCCCACCTGAGCTGCACGTCCTGAACAACTGCTCTCCCGGCCAG CTCGAGGGGCTGtgctccttcctccagctctccACATGCCCAGAGCACCTCCTGGTGCGTTtctgcagctggctgctggCTCTCACCCCCGACCTCAGCTACACCAGCGCAGCCATCCTGGCAGAGCAGCTCTTCCTCCAGCGA GTCCTGTCCCTTGCCCAGCCGCCCTCTCGCCACCTCATGGCTGCCCTTGCTTCATTTTGCTCCAAGTATTCCCAGCCCTTCTGTCGAGTCCTGGTGGCTGCAGTCCTGCAGGAGCCAGGGGAAG GTGCTGAGCAGACCAAGCTTGTGTGTGAGCTTGTGGAGGAGTGCCTGGAGCCAGACTGTGTCCAACTGGTGCTAAG GTTTCCTTGA
- the LOC142044008 gene encoding inositol 1,4,5-triphosphate receptor associated 2-like encodes MTEQQGELAELPPSPDEGSMSSPQGHPDGVLTGSEQNVECIGEHQEGVCSNGTLVPPQVPGTDRQELAVRTRDSDGTEEDAETPEEPLLSFPSEVSVLERLGLHRVALTEQDVEAAFAHLALAFRCDMFTLRQRVQVEKRARDAAEENIQEELGQCRAALERLGPSCADAGCKETLEQLQHSLAVLEAAVERATSAAEKLGAVHQEARMSRAAEVMVQHVENLKRHHMREHAELEEMKRLIQQNSRNRQLAETQDDAEPRLRPHPLMRTFQQGSARRRVSIAVIPKQLLPGASLDSRAALASELEREGAQRRPSTLRSELEPQGQDSAMTGEPAAEADGRGSSAGDEELEQLGLTSKGSSAELWRPWLFLPQHYWVFFWLLLLSIAFLLLVRLLELQRLQPAASPKA; translated from the exons ATGAC ggagcagcagggagagctggcCGAGCTTCCCCCGTCTCCGGATGAAG GGAGTATGAGCAGTCCCCAGGGGCACCCGGACGGGGTTTTGACCGGGAGCGAGCAGAACGTGGAGTGCATCGGCGAG CACCAGGAAGGGGTTTGCTCCAACGGCacccttgtgcccccccaggtGCCAGGCACAGACAGGCAGGAGTTGGCTGTGCGCACCAGGGACAGTGATGGGACCGAGGAAG ATGCAGAAACCCCAGAGGAGCCGCTGCTGAGTTTCCCCAGTGAGGTCTCGGTGCTGGAGAGACTGGGCTTGCACAG GGTGGCTTTGACAGAGCAGGATGTGGAG gcAGCCTTTGCCCACCTTGCCCTGGCTTTTCGCTGTGACATGTTCACCCTGCGGCAACGGGTGCAAGTGGAGAAACGGGCGCGGGACGCGGCGGAGGAAAACatccaggaggagctggggcagtgCCGGGCTGCCCTGGAG AGGCTGGGCCCATCCTGCGCTGATGCGGGCTGCAAGGAGACGCTGGAGCAGCTGCAACACAGCCTGGCCgtgctggaagctgctgttgAGCGGGCAACCAGTGCTGCGGAGAAGCTGGGGGCTGTACATCAG GAGGCCCGGATGAGCAGAGCGGCGGAGGTGATGGTCCAGCACGTGGAGAACCTGAAACGGCACCACATGCGGGAGCACGCGGAGCTGGAGGAGATGAAGCGCCTGATCCAGCAAAACTCCCGCAACCGGCAGCTGGCGGAGACCCAGG ATGACGCGGAGCCACGGCTGAGGCCTCACCCCCTGATGCGAACTTTCCAGCAG GGGTCTGCCCGCCGCAGAGTCAGCATCGCCGTCATCCCCAAGCAGCTCTTG CCAGGTGCCAGCCTGGACAGCCGAGCAGCCCTGGCCAGTGagctggagagggagggggcCCAGCGCCGGCCCAGCACCCTGAG gagcGAGCTGGAGCCGCAGGGCCAGGACAGTGCCATGACCGGGGAGCCGGCGGCTGAGGCAGATGGCAGAGGCTCAAGTGCAGGGGACGAAGAGCTGGAGCAGCTTGGCCTGAC GTCCAAGGGGtcctcagcagagctgtggcGGCCgtggctcttcctcccacagcactactgggttttcttctggctgcttctcctgagcatcgccttcctcctcctcgtccgCCTCCTGGAGTTGCAGCGGCTGCAGCCTGCGGCATCGCCCAAGGCCTAG